Proteins encoded in a region of the Streptomyces sp. NBC_00513 genome:
- a CDS encoding pitrilysin family protein translates to MTSRSSRVTARPSSEGRAVARTQTLLKGQHGIGTVRRTVLPGGLRIVTETLPSVRSATFGIWANVGSRDETPTLNGATHYLEHLLFKGTDKRSALDISSAIDAVGGEMNAFTAKEYTCYYARVLDTDLPLAIDVVCDMLTGSLIREEDVDAERGVILEEIAMTEDDPGDCVHDLFAQTMFGDSPLGRPVLGTVETINALGADRIRRFYKKHYDPTHLVVAAAGNVDHNKVVRQVRAAFEKAGALGRTDAEPIGPRGGTKRIRTAGRVELVNRKTEQAHVVLGMPGLARTDERRWALGVLNTALGGGMSSRLFQEVREKRGLAYSVYSYTSGFADTGLFGVYAGCRPSQVHDVLRICRDELDKVASDGLTDEEIRRAVGQLSGSTVLGLEDTGAIMNRIGKSELCWGDQMSVDDMLARIAAVTPDDVRAVAQDVLAHKPSLAVIGPLKEKQAARLDEAVA, encoded by the coding sequence GTGACGTCGCGTAGTTCCCGTGTGACGGCCCGCCCCTCTTCGGAGGGGCGGGCCGTCGCCCGTACCCAAACCCTGCTCAAGGGGCAGCACGGCATCGGCACCGTCCGGCGCACGGTCCTGCCCGGCGGACTGCGCATCGTCACCGAGACGCTGCCCTCCGTCCGCTCCGCCACCTTCGGCATCTGGGCGAACGTGGGCTCCCGGGACGAGACGCCCACGCTCAACGGCGCCACGCACTACCTGGAGCACCTCCTCTTCAAGGGCACCGACAAGCGCAGTGCCCTCGACATCTCCTCCGCGATCGACGCGGTCGGCGGGGAGATGAACGCCTTCACGGCGAAGGAGTACACCTGCTACTACGCACGGGTGCTCGACACCGACCTGCCGCTGGCCATCGACGTGGTCTGCGACATGCTGACCGGCTCGCTGATCCGCGAGGAGGACGTCGACGCCGAGCGCGGCGTCATCCTCGAAGAGATCGCGATGACGGAGGACGACCCGGGCGACTGCGTGCACGACCTGTTCGCGCAGACCATGTTCGGCGACAGCCCGCTGGGCCGTCCCGTCCTCGGCACCGTGGAGACGATCAACGCGCTCGGCGCCGACCGGATCCGCCGCTTCTACAAGAAGCACTACGACCCGACCCACCTGGTCGTGGCCGCGGCGGGCAACGTCGACCACAACAAGGTCGTACGTCAGGTCCGCGCCGCCTTCGAGAAGGCGGGCGCCCTGGGTCGCACCGACGCCGAGCCGATCGGCCCGCGCGGCGGCACCAAGCGGATCCGCACCGCCGGCCGCGTCGAACTGGTCAACCGCAAGACCGAGCAGGCCCACGTGGTCCTCGGCATGCCCGGCCTCGCCCGCACCGACGAGCGCCGCTGGGCCCTGGGCGTGCTGAACACGGCCCTCGGCGGCGGCATGTCCTCCCGGCTGTTCCAGGAGGTCCGGGAGAAGCGCGGCCTCGCCTACAGCGTGTACTCGTACACCTCGGGCTTCGCCGACACCGGCCTGTTCGGCGTGTACGCCGGCTGCCGGCCCAGCCAGGTCCACGACGTGCTGCGGATCTGCCGGGACGAGCTGGACAAGGTCGCCTCGGACGGGCTCACGGACGAGGAGATCAGGCGGGCCGTCGGCCAACTGTCCGGCTCCACGGTCCTCGGCCTGGAGGACACCGGTGCCATCATGAACCGGATCGGCAAGAGCGAGCTGTGCTGGGGCGACCAGATGTCGGTCGACGACATGCTGGCCCGGATCGCGGCCGTGACCCCGGACGACGTCCGGGCCGTCGCGCAGGACGTGCTGGCCCACAAGCCGTCCCTCGCCGTGATCGGACCGCTGAAGGAGAAGCAGGCCGCCCGCCTCGACGAAGCGGTGGCCTGA
- a CDS encoding polyribonucleotide nucleotidyltransferase, with product MENETHYAEAVIDNGSFGTRTIRFETGRLARQAAGSAVAYLDDDTMVLSATTASKKPKDQLDFFPLTVDVEERQYAAGKIPGSFFRREGRPSEDAILTCRLIDRPLRPSFKKGLRNEIQVVATIMALNPDHLYDVVAINAASASTQLAGLPFSGPIGGVRVALIRGQWVAFPTHTELEDAVFDMVVAGRVLEDGDVAIMMVEAEATEKTIALVQGGAEAPTEEVVAAGLDASKPFIKVLCKAQADLAAKAAKPEGEFPVFLDYQDDVYEALSAAVKGELSQALTIAGKQDREAELDRVKEIAAEKLLPAFEGREKEISAAYRSLTKALVRERVIKDKVRIDGRGITDIRTLAAEVEAIPRVHGSALFERGETQILGVTTLNMLRMEQQLDTLSPVTRKRYMHNYNFPPYSVGETGRVGSPKRREIGHGALAERAIVPVLPTREEFPYAIRQVSEALGSNGSTSMGSVCASTMSLLNAGVPLKAPVAGIAMGLISQEIDGKTHYVALTDILGAEDAFGDMDFKVAGTKEFVTALQLDTKLDGIPASVLAAALKQARDARLHILDVMMEAIDTPDEMSPNAPRIITVKIPVDKIGEVIGPKGKMINQIQEDTGAEITIEDDGTIYIGAADGPAAEAARATINQIANPTMPEVGERYLGTVVKTTTFGAFVSLMPGKDGLLHISQIRKLAGGKRVENVEDVLAVGTKVQVEIAEIDSRGKLSLVPVVEGEAADADADKDDSDK from the coding sequence GTGGAGAACGAGACCCACTACGCCGAGGCCGTCATTGACAACGGTTCCTTCGGCACCCGCACCATCCGCTTCGAGACGGGCCGTCTGGCCCGCCAGGCCGCCGGCTCCGCCGTTGCCTACCTGGACGACGACACGATGGTGCTGTCCGCCACCACCGCGTCGAAGAAGCCCAAGGACCAGCTCGACTTCTTCCCCCTCACGGTGGACGTCGAGGAGCGGCAGTACGCGGCCGGCAAGATCCCCGGCTCGTTCTTCCGTCGCGAGGGCCGGCCCTCCGAGGACGCGATCCTCACCTGCCGCCTGATCGACCGCCCGCTGCGCCCGTCCTTCAAGAAGGGCCTGCGCAACGAGATCCAGGTCGTCGCGACGATCATGGCGCTCAACCCCGACCACCTGTACGACGTCGTGGCGATCAACGCCGCCTCCGCGTCCACCCAGCTGGCCGGCCTGCCCTTCTCCGGCCCGATCGGCGGCGTCCGCGTCGCGCTGATCCGCGGCCAGTGGGTCGCCTTCCCGACGCACACCGAGCTCGAGGACGCCGTCTTCGACATGGTCGTCGCGGGTCGCGTCCTGGAGGACGGCGACGTCGCGATCATGATGGTCGAGGCCGAGGCCACCGAGAAGACCATCGCCCTGGTCCAGGGCGGCGCCGAGGCGCCGACCGAGGAGGTCGTGGCCGCCGGCCTCGACGCCTCGAAGCCCTTCATCAAGGTCCTCTGCAAGGCCCAGGCCGACCTGGCCGCCAAGGCCGCCAAGCCCGAGGGCGAGTTCCCGGTCTTCCTGGACTACCAGGACGACGTGTACGAGGCCCTCTCGGCCGCCGTCAAGGGCGAGCTCTCCCAGGCGCTGACCATCGCGGGCAAGCAGGACCGCGAGGCCGAGCTGGACCGCGTCAAGGAGATCGCCGCCGAGAAGCTCCTCCCGGCCTTCGAGGGCCGCGAGAAGGAGATCTCCGCCGCCTACCGCAGCCTGACCAAGGCCCTGGTGCGCGAGCGCGTCATCAAGGACAAGGTCCGCATCGACGGCCGCGGGATCACGGACATCCGTACCCTCGCCGCCGAGGTCGAGGCCATCCCGCGCGTGCACGGCTCGGCGCTGTTCGAGCGTGGCGAGACCCAGATCCTGGGCGTCACCACCCTCAACATGCTCCGTATGGAGCAGCAGCTGGACACCCTCTCCCCGGTGACCCGCAAGCGCTACATGCACAACTACAACTTCCCGCCGTACTCCGTCGGCGAGACCGGCCGCGTCGGTTCGCCGAAGCGCCGCGAGATCGGCCACGGCGCGCTCGCCGAGCGCGCGATCGTGCCGGTCCTCCCGACCCGCGAGGAGTTCCCCTACGCGATCCGTCAGGTGTCCGAGGCCCTCGGCTCCAACGGCTCGACGTCCATGGGCTCGGTCTGCGCCTCCACCATGTCGCTGCTGAACGCCGGTGTGCCCCTCAAGGCCCCCGTCGCCGGCATCGCCATGGGTCTGATCTCCCAGGAGATCGACGGCAAGACCCACTACGTCGCCCTCACCGACATCCTCGGTGCGGAGGACGCCTTCGGCGACATGGACTTCAAGGTCGCCGGCACCAAGGAGTTCGTCACCGCGCTCCAGCTGGACACCAAGCTCGACGGCATCCCGGCCTCGGTTCTGGCCGCCGCCCTCAAGCAGGCCCGCGACGCCCGCCTCCACATCCTCGACGTGATGATGGAAGCGATCGACACGCCGGACGAGATGTCCCCCAACGCCCCCCGGATCATCACCGTCAAGATCCCGGTGGACAAGATCGGTGAGGTCATCGGCCCCAAGGGCAAGATGATCAACCAGATCCAGGAGGACACCGGCGCCGAGATCACGATCGAGGACGACGGCACCATCTACATCGGTGCCGCCGACGGCCCGGCCGCCGAGGCCGCCCGCGCCACGATCAACCAGATCGCCAACCCGACCATGCCGGAGGTCGGCGAGCGCTACCTGGGTACGGTCGTCAAGACCACCACCTTCGGTGCCTTCGTCTCCCTCATGCCCGGCAAGGACGGCCTGCTGCACATCTCGCAGATCCGCAAGCTCGCCGGTGGCAAGCGCGTGGAGAACGTCGAGGACGTGCTCGCGGTCGGCACCAAGGTCCAGGTCGAGATCGCCGAGATCGACTCCCGCGGCAAGCTCTCCCTCGTCCCCGTGGTCGAGGGCGAAGCGGCCGACGCCGACGCTGACAAGGACGACTCCGACAAGTGA
- the dapB gene encoding 4-hydroxy-tetrahydrodipicolinate reductase, with amino-acid sequence MSSKLRVAVLGAQGRIGAEAVKAVEAAEDMELVAALTRGDKLETLTDAGAQVVVELTTPAAVMDNLDFCVRRGIHAVVGTTGWTEERLAELNTWLAGSPETGVLIAPNFSIGAVLTMKFAAQAARYFESVEVVELHHPNKVDAPSGTATRTAQLIAAARAEAGLGAQPDATATALDGARGADVDGVPVHAIRLRGLLAHQEVLLGGEGETLTIRHDSLHHSSFMPGILLGARRVTQTPGLTFGLEHFLDLG; translated from the coding sequence ATGAGCAGCAAGCTGCGGGTCGCGGTTCTCGGCGCCCAGGGGCGCATCGGCGCCGAGGCGGTCAAGGCCGTCGAGGCCGCCGAGGACATGGAACTGGTCGCCGCGCTCACCCGCGGGGACAAGCTGGAGACACTGACCGACGCCGGCGCCCAGGTCGTCGTCGAGCTGACCACCCCCGCCGCCGTCATGGACAACCTCGACTTCTGCGTCCGCCGCGGCATCCACGCCGTCGTCGGCACCACCGGCTGGACCGAGGAGCGCCTGGCCGAGCTGAACACCTGGCTCGCCGGCTCCCCGGAGACCGGGGTGCTCATCGCCCCCAACTTCTCCATCGGCGCCGTCCTCACCATGAAGTTCGCCGCCCAGGCCGCCCGCTACTTCGAGTCCGTCGAGGTCGTCGAGCTGCACCACCCCAACAAGGTGGACGCCCCCTCGGGCACGGCGACCCGCACCGCGCAGCTCATCGCGGCCGCCCGCGCCGAAGCCGGTCTGGGCGCCCAGCCCGACGCCACCGCCACCGCCCTCGACGGAGCCCGCGGCGCCGACGTGGACGGCGTGCCCGTGCACGCCATCCGACTGCGCGGCCTGCTGGCCCACCAGGAGGTGCTCCTCGGCGGCGAGGGGGAGACCCTCACCATCCGTCACGATTCCCTGCACCACAGCAGCTTCATGCCGGGCATCCTGCTCGGCGCGCGCCGCGTGACGCAGACCCCGGGCCTCACCTTCGGCCTGGAACACTTCCTCGACCTCGGCTGA
- a CDS encoding ribonuclease J, protein MSHPHPELGPPPKLPKGGLRVTPLGGLGEIGRNMTVFEFDGRLLIVDCGVLFPEEEQPGIDLILPDFSSIRDRLDDIEGIVLTHGHEDHIGAVPYLLREKPDIPLIGSKLTLALIEAKLQEHRIRPYTLEVKEGERENLGPFDCEFIAVNHSIPDALAVAIRTGAGMVVCTGDFKMDQLPLDKRLTDLHAFARLSEEGIDLLLSDSTNAEVPGFVPPEREISNVLRTVFANAHNRIIVASFASHVHRIQQILDAAHEYGRRVAFVGRSMVRNMGIARDLGYLKVPPGLVVDVKTLDDLPAHEVVLVCTGSQGEPMAALSRMANRDHQIRIVPGDTVILASSLIPGNENAVYRVINGLTRWGANVVHKGNAKVHVSGHASAGELLYFYNICKPRNLMPVHGEWRHLRANAELGAMTGVPKDRIVIAEDGVVVDLIDGKARISGKVQAGYVYVDGLSVGDVTEASLKDRRILGDEGIISVYVVVDSTTGKVVSGPNIQARGSGIEDSAFAAVLPKIEEAIARAGADGVAEPHQIQQLIRRTMGKWVSDGYRRRPMILPVVVEV, encoded by the coding sequence TTGAGCCATCCGCATCCTGAACTGGGCCCGCCGCCGAAGCTCCCCAAGGGCGGCCTCCGGGTCACCCCCCTGGGTGGCCTCGGTGAGATCGGCCGCAACATGACCGTCTTCGAGTTCGACGGTCGCCTGCTGATCGTCGACTGCGGCGTCCTCTTCCCCGAAGAGGAGCAGCCGGGCATCGACCTGATCCTGCCGGACTTCTCGTCCATCCGGGATCGCCTCGACGACATCGAGGGCATCGTGCTCACGCACGGTCACGAGGACCACATCGGCGCCGTCCCCTACCTCCTCCGGGAGAAGCCGGACATCCCGCTGATCGGTTCCAAGCTGACGCTCGCCCTGATCGAGGCGAAGCTCCAGGAGCACCGCATCCGCCCCTACACCCTTGAGGTGAAGGAAGGCGAGCGCGAGAACCTGGGCCCCTTCGACTGCGAGTTCATCGCGGTCAACCACTCCATTCCGGACGCGCTGGCCGTGGCCATCCGCACCGGCGCCGGCATGGTGGTCTGCACCGGCGACTTCAAGATGGACCAGCTCCCGCTGGACAAGCGCCTCACCGACCTGCACGCCTTCGCGCGTCTGAGCGAGGAGGGCATCGACCTCCTCCTCTCGGACTCGACGAACGCCGAGGTCCCGGGCTTCGTCCCGCCCGAGCGCGAGATCTCCAACGTCCTGCGCACGGTCTTCGCGAACGCCCACAACCGGATCATCGTGGCCAGCTTCGCCAGCCACGTGCACCGCATCCAGCAGATCCTCGACGCGGCCCACGAGTACGGCCGTCGTGTCGCCTTCGTCGGTCGTTCGATGGTCCGCAACATGGGCATCGCCCGTGACCTGGGCTACCTGAAGGTCCCGCCGGGCCTGGTCGTGGACGTGAAGACCCTCGACGACCTGCCGGCCCACGAGGTCGTCCTCGTCTGCACGGGTTCCCAGGGCGAGCCCATGGCGGCCCTGTCCCGGATGGCGAACCGCGATCACCAGATCCGGATCGTCCCCGGCGACACGGTGATCCTGGCGTCGTCCCTCATCCCGGGCAACGAGAACGCGGTCTACCGCGTGATCAACGGCCTGACCCGGTGGGGCGCCAACGTCGTGCACAAGGGCAACGCCAAGGTGCACGTCTCCGGTCACGCCTCCGCGGGCGAGCTGTTGTACTTCTACAACATCTGCAAGCCGCGGAACCTGATGCCGGTCCACGGCGAGTGGCGCCACCTGCGCGCCAACGCCGAGCTCGGCGCGATGACGGGTGTCCCCAAGGACCGGATCGTCATCGCCGAGGACGGCGTGGTCGTCGACCTGATCGACGGCAAGGCCCGCATCTCGGGCAAGGTCCAGGCCGGCTACGTGTACGTGGACGGCCTTTCGGTCGGCGACGTCACCGAGGCCTCGCTCAAGGACCGTCGCATCCTCGGCGACGAGGGCATCATCTCGGTCTACGTGGTGGTCGACAGCACCACGGGCAAGGTCGTGAGCGGCCCGAACATCCAGGCCCGCGGCTCCGGCATCGAGGACTCGGCCTTCGCCGCGGTCCTGCCGAAGATCGAGGAGGCCATCGCGCGCGCCGGCGCCGACGGCGTGGCCGAGCCGCACCAGATCCAGCAGCTCATCCGCCGCACCATGGGCAAGTGGGTCTCGGACGGCTACCGCCGCCGCCCGATGATCCTTCCGGTCGTCGTCGAGGTCTGA
- the rpsO gene encoding 30S ribosomal protein S15, protein MPLDAATKKQLIEEFGAKEGDTGSPEVQVAMLSRRISDLTEHLKTHKHDHHSRRGLLILVGQRRRLLQYLAKKDIQRFRTLVERLGIRRGAAGAK, encoded by the coding sequence GTGCCGCTCGACGCCGCAACGAAGAAGCAGCTCATCGAAGAATTTGGTGCCAAGGAGGGCGACACCGGCTCCCCCGAGGTTCAGGTCGCGATGCTCTCCCGCCGCATCTCGGACCTGACCGAGCACCTCAAGACCCACAAGCACGACCACCACTCCCGTCGTGGTCTGCTGATCCTGGTCGGCCAGCGTCGCCGCCTGCTGCAGTACCTGGCCAAGAAGGACATCCAGCGCTTCCGTACGCTGGTCGAGCGCCTCGGCATCCGCCGCGGTGCGGCCGGCGCCAAGTAA
- the dapA gene encoding 4-hydroxy-tetrahydrodipicolinate synthase has protein sequence MAPISTPQTPFGRVLTAMITPFTADGALDLDGAQRLAVHLVDAGNDGLIINGTTGESPTTTDAEKNDLVRAVLEAVGDRAHVVAGIGTNDTRHTLELARQAERTGAHGLLAVTPYYSKPPQEGLYRHFTAIADATELPVMLYDIPGRSGVPINTETLVRLAEHPRIVANKDAKGDLGRASWAIAQSGLAWYSGDDMLNLPLLSVGAVGFVSVVSHVVTPELRAMLDAHLGGDVQKATEIHQKLLPVFTGMFRTQGVITTKGALGLQGLPAGPLRLPLVELTAEETAQLKIDLAAGGVQL, from the coding sequence ATGGCTCCGATCTCGACTCCGCAGACCCCCTTCGGGCGGGTCCTCACCGCCATGATCACGCCGTTCACGGCTGATGGCGCACTCGACCTCGACGGCGCGCAGCGGCTCGCCGTCCACCTGGTGGACGCAGGCAACGACGGCCTGATCATCAACGGCACCACCGGTGAGTCGCCGACCACCACCGACGCGGAGAAAAACGACCTCGTACGAGCCGTACTCGAAGCCGTCGGCGACCGCGCCCACGTGGTGGCGGGCATCGGCACCAACGACACCCGGCACACCCTCGAACTCGCCCGCCAGGCCGAGCGCACCGGCGCCCACGGCCTGCTCGCGGTGACGCCGTACTACAGCAAGCCGCCGCAGGAAGGCCTATACCGGCACTTCACGGCCATCGCGGACGCCACCGAGCTGCCCGTCATGCTCTACGACATCCCCGGCCGCAGCGGTGTCCCGATCAACACCGAAACCCTCGTCCGACTGGCCGAGCACCCCCGTATCGTTGCCAACAAGGACGCCAAGGGTGACCTGGGCCGCGCCAGCTGGGCCATCGCCCAGAGCGGCCTGGCCTGGTACTCCGGCGACGACATGCTGAACCTGCCCCTCCTTTCGGTCGGCGCGGTCGGATTCGTCTCCGTGGTCAGCCACGTGGTCACCCCCGAACTCCGCGCGATGCTCGACGCCCACCTGGGCGGCGACGTCCAGAAGGCCACCGAGATCCACCAGAAGCTGCTCCCCGTCTTCACCGGCATGTTCCGCACGCAGGGCGTCATCACCACCAAGGGCGCCCTCGGCCTGCAGGGACTCCCCGCCGGCCCGTTGCGGCTCCCGCTCGTCGAGCTGACCGCCGAAGAGACGGCGCAGCTCAAGATCGATCTTGCCGCCGGCGGGGTACAGCTCTGA
- the thyX gene encoding FAD-dependent thymidylate synthase — protein MSENAASDLKPSFRSDVTVELVKHSAADSDVLWAARVSTAGEQSLEELQKDPERSKGLINYLMRDRHGSPFEHNSMTFFISAPIFVFREFMRHRVGWSYNEESGRYRELEPVFYVPDADRKLIQEGRPGKYVFVEGTAAQQELTGRVMEDSYVQAYQAYQEMLAAGVAREVARSVLPVGLFSSMYATCNARSLMHFLGLRTQHELATTPSFPQREIEMVGEKMERHWAGLMPLTYAAYNANGRVAP, from the coding sequence GTGAGCGAGAACGCCGCTTCAGACCTGAAACCCAGCTTCCGCAGTGACGTGACGGTGGAGCTGGTGAAGCACTCCGCCGCCGACTCCGACGTGCTGTGGGCCGCCCGTGTCTCCACGGCCGGCGAGCAGTCCCTGGAGGAGCTCCAGAAGGACCCCGAGCGCTCCAAGGGCCTCATCAACTATCTGATGCGCGACCGCCACGGCAGCCCCTTCGAGCACAACTCGATGACCTTCTTCATCAGCGCCCCGATCTTCGTGTTCCGCGAGTTCATGCGGCACCGCGTCGGCTGGTCCTACAACGAGGAATCGGGCCGCTACAGGGAGCTGGAGCCGGTCTTCTACGTCCCGGACGCGGATCGCAAGCTGATCCAGGAGGGCCGCCCGGGCAAGTACGTCTTCGTCGAGGGAACCGCCGCGCAGCAGGAGCTGACCGGCCGCGTCATGGAGGACTCGTACGTCCAGGCCTACCAGGCCTACCAGGAGATGCTGGCGGCGGGCGTGGCACGGGAGGTTGCCCGTTCGGTCCTGCCGGTCGGACTTTTCTCCTCGATGTACGCCACCTGCAACGCGCGCTCGCTGATGCACTTCCTCGGCCTGCGCACCCAGCACGAGCTGGCGACCACCCCGTCCTTCCCGCAGCGGGAGATCGAGATGGTCGGCGAGAAGATGGAGCGGCACTGGGCCGGTCTGATGCCGCTCACGTACGCCGCGTACAACGCGAACGGTCGCGTTGCCCCGTAA
- a CDS encoding PH domain-containing protein, translating into MPLPFLTADGVFDAHEEETLPHDDPDRWRRPYRPGPWRVAVAALLLLLSAFMLLATMIVAFAGTWGGALLSLAAALAVVGATLRLLRMGVWVSRTGLRRVGFFGTRSVAWSKIDSIRTVQQPVRWLGLPRTVQGQALTAAARDGGELPVLLTDHNADFLARSEAFDRAAGMVEAWADEYRPVPA; encoded by the coding sequence GTGCCCCTGCCCTTCTTGACGGCCGACGGCGTCTTCGACGCGCACGAAGAAGAGACACTGCCCCACGACGATCCCGACCGTTGGCGTCGGCCCTACCGTCCCGGCCCCTGGCGGGTCGCCGTCGCGGCGCTGCTGCTGCTGCTCTCCGCCTTCATGCTCCTGGCCACGATGATCGTCGCCTTCGCGGGCACCTGGGGCGGGGCTCTGCTCTCCCTGGCGGCCGCGCTCGCCGTGGTCGGGGCGACCCTGCGCCTGCTGCGCATGGGTGTCTGGGTGAGTCGTACGGGACTGCGTCGGGTGGGGTTCTTCGGAACGCGCTCGGTCGCCTGGAGCAAGATCGACAGCATTCGTACCGTGCAGCAGCCGGTGCGTTGGCTCGGACTGCCGAGGACCGTGCAGGGTCAGGCCCTGACCGCGGCGGCGCGCGACGGCGGCGAACTGCCGGTGCTCCTGACCGACCACAACGCCGATTTCCTGGCCCGGTCCGAGGCTTTCGACCGGGCCGCCGGGATGGTGGAGGCGTGGGCCGACGAGTACCGGCCCGTTCCCGCCTGA